In Meleagris gallopavo isolate NT-WF06-2002-E0010 breed Aviagen turkey brand Nicholas breeding stock chromosome 5, Turkey_5.1, whole genome shotgun sequence, a single window of DNA contains:
- the DMAC2L gene encoding ATP synthase subunit s, mitochondrial, which produces SERLSAGGCRRFWGWLNAVFNKVDYERIQAVGPDRAASEWLLRCGALVRYQGYEKWQQDYSGLPTGPLGKYKIEAINATESCIMYRGFDYLDGLEHVTEIKLQKCIYIQDECLQRLSETKNLQKSLLQLKIISCGNVTDKGIIALHKLTNLEYLYLSDLPGIRQKETTARVLQQALPNLELELDLD; this is translated from the exons AGCGAGCGGCTGTCAGCGGGCGGCTGCAGGCGGTTCTGGGGCTGGCTGAACGCCGTGTTCAACAA AGTGGACTACGAGCGCATCCAGGCTGTTGGGCCCGACAGGGCAGCCTCAGAGTGGCTGCTGCGGTGCGGAGCACTGGTACGCTATCAAGGCTATGAGAAATGGCAGCAGGACTACAGCGGCCTCCCCACTGGGCCCTTAGGGAAATACAAGATAGAAGCAATTAATGCCACTGAATCTTGCATCATGTACAGAGGATTTGACTACTTGG atgGTCTTGAACACGTTACTGAAATCAAGCTGCAGAAGTGTATTTATATACAGGATGAGTGTCTGCAGAGGCTCAGCGAGACTAAGAACCTACAGAAGAGTCTCCTGCAACTGAAGATCATTTCCTGTGGGAATGTCACAGATAAAGGCATCATTGCACTTCACAAACTGAC GAACCTTGAATATTTGTATCTGAGTGACCTTCCTGGAATAAGACAGAAAGAAACTACTGCTCGTGTCCTTCAGCAGGCACTGCCAAACCTAGAGCTGGAGCTGGATCTGGACTGA
- the CDKL1 gene encoding cyclin-dependent kinase-like 1: MERYEKLGKLGEGSYGVVFKCRNRETGQIVAIKKFLESEEDPVIRKIALREIRMLKQLKHPNLVNLLEVFRRKRKLHLVFEYCDHTVLHELDKHPRGVPEHLVRSITWQTLQAVNFCHKHNCIHRDVKPENILITKHSVIKLCDFGFARMLTGPADYYTDYVATRWYRSPELLVGDTQYGPPVDVWAIGCVFAELLSGVPLWPGKSDVDQLYLIRRTLGDLIPRHQQVFSTNQFFSGVTIPDPESMEPLEMKFPSISHPALALMKGCLRMDPAERQTCEQLLQHPYFDSLKEADLGKEHEKAARKPAKLTRKHVPGYLPQLSSSNVLPALDSKKYFCKTRKSNYHFPNI, from the exons ATGGAGCGTTACGAGAAGCTGGGCAAGCTCGGGGAGGGCTCGTACGGCGTCGTCTTCAAGTGCCGCAACAGGGAGACGGGCCAGATCGTGGCCATCAAGAAGTTCCTGGAGTCCGAAGAGGACCCGGTGATCCGGAAAATCGCGCTGCGGGAGATCCGCATGCTGAAG CAACTGAAACACCCCAACCTGGTGAACctgctggaggtgttcaggaggaagaggaagctgCACCTGGTCTTTGAGTACTGCGACCACACCGTTCTCCACGAGCTGGATAAGCACCCCCGGGG GGTTCCGGAGCATCTGGTCAGGAGCATTACCTGGCAGACCCTCCAAGCTGTGAACTTTTGTCACAAACACAAC TGCATCCACCGAGATGTAAAGCCAGAAAACATCCTGATAACGAAACACTCTGTCATCAAACTCTGTGACTTCGGATTTGCTCGCATGCTGA CTGGCCCAGCTGATTACTACACAGACTACGTGGCCACCAGGTGGTACCGCtccccagagctgctggtggGGGACACGCAGTACGGCCCTCCTGTGGACGTGTGGGCAATAGGCTGCGTCTTTGCGGAGCTGCTCTCCGGGGTGCCGCTGTGGCCCGGCAAGTCGGACGTGGACCAGCTGTACCTCATCCGGAGAACGCTGG GGGATCTAATTCCCAGGCACCagcaagtgttcagcaccaaccAGTTCTTCAGCGGCGTAACAATCCCAGACCCAGAGAGCATG gaGCCAttggaaatgaaatttcctAGTATTTCACACCCTGCTTTAGCTCTCATGAAG GGCTGCCTTCGTATGGACCCTGCGGAGAGGCAGACgtgtgagcagctgctgcagcaccccTATTTTGACAGCCTTAAGGAGGCAGATCTGGggaaagaacatgaaaaagcaGCTCGGAAACCAGCCAAGCTGACACGGAAGCACGTGCCAGGG TACCTGCCTCAGTTAAGCAGCAGCAATGTTCTGCCAGCTTTGGACAGCAAGAAGTACTTCTGCAAAACGAGGAAATCCAACTACCATTTCCCTAACATCTAA